In Leptospira montravelensis, the genomic window CGAACTACCAACGAATCCATTGATGAATTTTTAAAACCAAATATTGTCCGAGGCATTGGTGATTTTATTTCAGAAGTCATTTTAAACAACAACACATCAGTTGTAGAGATTAACAAATATAGAGATGAAAGTTCCACGGCAGGTAGAGTCAAACTGGCGCCTGAATTTGAAAAATATGGAATCGACTTAACAGAGTTTAACGTATCTTCGGTGAACTTTGACCAAAACGATCCTAACTACCAAAGAATCCAAAAAATCATTACCGATAAATTTGAAATCGATATGCTTGGAGATAAATACCAACAAAAGAAAATGTTCGATATTGGACAAGCTGCCGCAGAAAACGAAGGACAAGGTGGTGGTGCAATGGGTACCGGGATGGGCATGGGAATGGGGATGAATATGGGCCAAATGATGGGCAATATGATGAACCAAGGTGGAGGACAAGGTGCGACACCAGCAGCCAATGACCCAGCCGCCCGGATTGCCAAACTCAAAGGATTACTCGACCAGGGCCTCATCAACGCAGAAGAGTTTGAAGCCAAAAAAAAGGAAATCCTTTCTTCTTTGTAATTCGAATCTCCTATACCAAACATTCGCAAACAAAAAAAACTCCATCTTGAGGAAGTTTCTAACTTTCATTAGGTGGAGATTGGAACAACATAAATAGAAAATGAGAATATTTATCAGAAATTGGATTACTATAATAAAAAGACCAATTTTCAATTTGACAATTTGCACGAAACTCGTGTAAAATAATAAACATGAAAAGTATTACTTTTAGAGCTGACGAAAGGGCGATTGAAAAAGCTCGTTTAAAAGCAAGTAAACAAAAAAGGTCACTCAATGACATTTTTAATGAATGGCTCCGCGCTTATTCTGAATCTGAGCCAAAAGATTTTGATTTAGATGCATATTTGAAAAAATTTGAATATGTGAAGATAAACCGAAAAATAACCCGTGAAGAAGCAAATGAAAGGTAAAATCTTCATCGATACAAATGTATTTATTTACTTCTTTTCACCAAAGGATTTTGAAAAAAAGGAGATCTCTTCCAATATCATAAAAGCTTCTTTTAAATCTGATAGATTTTGTATCAGTTACCAAGTCATCCAAGAATTTAGCAATGTAATGCTTACAAAAGGACAACCACCAATGAAAGGTCAGGATATTTCAAGTTTCATAGAAAAAATCTTAGATCCAATTTGTTCTTTTTTTCCAACAACTGAATTTTACAAAAATGCTCTGAAATTAAGAGAGAAGAATAAATTATCTTATTATGATTCTTTTATTGTTTTGGCCGCTGTAGAACTTGGTTGCGATTATTTATTGTCCGAAGACTTTAATGATGGCGCAAAAATCAACAAATTAAAAATCATAAATCCATTCAATAAAACGAATGCAAAATTACTAAACTCAATTCTATAATTCCCAAATTTCGATGCTTAAGAAAACAATTGTTTGATCTCAGCCAAGTTTGCTTCCGCTTCTGCTTGGCCCTTATCAATGATTTCTTGGTAACGAGCAAAATCAAATAACTGGAATTCTTCCAAATGAAAATGTACAAAAAGATCCATTTTAGGTCGTTTGAGACGAGTGATCTCTCTTCCTTCCAAAGTAATGGTTCTTGTCATAATCTGTAAGATGGGTGGGTATTTTAAAGTATCCCAAATATAACGAAAGAATCCTTTTTCTGTTGTGTTTCTGTCTTCGAAAAGTTTGACAGGAACAATTTCTTGCAAAGGAGAAACGTTGATTCCCATCACTACATCTGCGCCTTTAGAACGAATGAGATTTTCGGGAACGTTATTGATCATTCCTCCATCCACTAAAAGTTTTTCACCGAGTCGGTAAGGAGGAAAGGCACCAGGCAAACTCATCGCACTGGTGAGAGCTTCTGTAATAGGACCTTGGTCAAAGATATGTTCTTTGCCTGTTTGTAAATCCACAGCGGAAGTAGCAAAAGGGAGTGGCAATTCTTCAATACGTTGGTCACCAAAACCTTTCTTTAACATACGTTTCATTCGTTTTCCCTTAAAAAAGGCAACAACTGGGATCGTGGGATCAAAGGCACTTTCTAATCCACCGAAGAAATTTTTAATCATCTCTTCAATTTCTTCGGGAGAATTTTTTCTAGCATATAAGGCTGCAATCACGGCTCCCATCGAAGCACCAGATACAAAATCAAAATGAATTCCTTCTCTATGCAAAACTTTTAACAACCCGACATGTGCGAGGGCTCTGGCACCGCCACCACCTAACGCCAAACCTCTTGTTTTTGCGACGAGATATCTTGCTAATGTATCTTTTTGATAAAAGGTTTTGAGTGATTGGTCTTGCGGTAGATAACTTTTACGAACACCGTTTTCCATCATACGAATGGCACGGCCTTCAAAGTTTCTGATACGTGTTTTCCAAAAACCTATGATTTCCTCTTTTTCTTTGTAAAACTTTTCAGGTTCTTCTTCCCAAAAAACTATGAAGTCAGATTGCACGACAAGATAATGTAAATCCATTCTGGAAGTGGATTCATCAAAATAAATATGAAGTAAGGGAGTTTTACTTCTAAGATTGGTTAAATACTCTGAAATTTTTGTGGGATCCATTCCCTTAAAAGTGGAAATGGGAATGGCAGAAGATAACTTTTTGGTAACCTCACCATATTCGTCTAAAAAGGATTTTACTTTTTCACCAAAATGATATTCGGGCTCTAAAGGAAGATGAACACATAATCTTCGTAAGCCGGGAAATGTATCTTTATGGCTAGAACGATCTAAATTTTCTCGCATCCGCGAGCCCATCATTTGAATTATGTTTTGTGCAAAAACCTTTTCTTGAGACGCCAATTGTAAAAACAATTTACCATTCAATACATAAACAAGGGAATCAATAACAGCGATGGCAGAAGTGGAGTGGTTGGAACTAGAGATGAGTGAGTTCTCTGCCAACACTTGGCCGGAACCCACATAAACATGGCTTTGACCCGCAACATTTTCGAGAAGGATTTCACCGTATCTGACAATGTAAATCGATTCCGAAGACTCTCCTTTATAATAGAGAGCTTCATGGCTTCGGATTAATTTTTCTTGGACATTGTTTGCCAGTCTTAATAGAACAGCGGGGGGAAGTTTTTTGAACAAATCCACAGACTTTAAGAAACTTTGTATTGCCTGTCGTTCAATCTCTGTTCTTTTCATTTTCCCCTCGTTCTATTAAATTCGTATGTTCACCCACTCCTTCTTACGAAATTTTCTGACAAAAATCACTGCCATGAGTAAAATCCAAATAAAAAACGCAGTCCAGATTCCGTAATTGCCCCACGCTAGGACTATCCCGAATAAATAAGCCAATGGCAACATGATGATGAAAGATACAATGAGGTAAACAAACATCACATAGTACATCATCCCTGCACTTCGAAGTGCAGAACCAATTACCATATGATAGGCATCTCCTACTTGGATGAGTGCCACGATACAAAGAGCAGGATAAGCAACCTTGGCAACTGCAGGAACATCTGTAAAAAGTCCAATGAGCCAAGGTCCTCCGATGATAAAAAAGAGTCCCATACTTCCCATCACAATCGCTGAGAAAGTTGCCGAACGCATGGTTCCTTCATAAGCCAATCGCAGTTTTCCTTGTCCCATTGATTGACCGAGAATGGTAGTGGCCGCAATGCCAAAAGAGAAACCAGGCATAAAAGACAAACTAAGGCATGTTAATACAACGCTAGCCGAGGCAAGAGTGGTTGTGCTAATCATGCCTGCAATTTTATAAAATCCAGAAAAGGCAAAGTTAACGAGTGTTCCTTCCACAGCGGGAGCAAATCCAACCATACAAAGTTCTTTAATGATTTCAAAACTAGGAGCAAAGATTTGATACCGAAAGAACTTGATTACATCTTTACGGAAAAAATAAAACACCACAATTAGTAGAGATGGAATGGAAGATAAACTCGAGGCAATGGCCGCGCCCTTCACTCCCCATGCTGGGAAACCCCAGTTTCCAAAAATGAGTAACCAATTAAAAAAGATATTTGTGACAGCCGCTAAAATGGAAGAAATCATACCCACTTGCACAATTCCAATTCCATCAAAAAATCCGCGTAAGGCGAAACCAACGAAAAAGAGAACTGTACCAATAAATCGATAAGAAAGATAAACGCCTGCCACTTCGATCACTTGCGGATCATCACCAATCCAACCCATAAAATGCGGGGCATAAAGAAATCCGAAATAGGATAAAAGAGATCCTAAAATTAAGGACAAATAAACAGAATTAACTAAGGTAATTCCGACTCCTCTTTCATTTTTTTCGCCAAATCTGCGTGCTACGATGATTTGAACAGCCATAGATCCACCCATAAGAAAGGCGAATATGGAAAAATAAACCATTCCCCCAAATCCCACAGCAGCAAGAGGAATCTCTCCCAATTTCCCTACCATAGCAGTGTCTGCCACCATAATGGCTGTATAACTGATCATTCCAAAAAAAACTGGGATTGCTAATCCAAGAATTTTCTGATTCAATCGAGTTGGCTTCAAGATGCGTCTAATTTTGTGAAGCATAGTTTTGTCATTCTTATATGTATTGCGATCTACACAACCACCTTTATGGATGTTTACCCCCTGAAACTTTGTACCGAATTGGTAAAAATAACCCAGAGCCTAGATGGCATCTCTATTTAGATTCTTATGAAAAAGCATATGGATTAAAAATTCGACCTTCTACTTTTTTTGAAGATTATGCAGACATAAAAGATTTTTCTAAACTTTATCACTTTCGCGAAAAAGCTCCCTTTTTACATTTCCAATCAAAGTTTAATCTCATCATCGCACTTGTAAAGTTTGATGAAAGAGAAATTACCGAAGTGACTCATGATGTGGTTTTATCAAATAGTTTGGAAGACATCAGTTATGCCGAATATCGTTTGATGTTTGGTAAAGAAGAACCAAAAGAAAGTTTTTATAGCAAACTAATGGCTTGTTTGGAAGGACTCTCTAAAGGGGAAACTTCTGCAAAAAAAGAAGGAAAAACCATTCAATCAAAACTTGTAATGTCTTTACATAGAGATACCAATTTTGAAAGACATTATGATTGGATGAAAAACTGGATGGAAAAAGATTCTGTCATTCGAGACGGACTTGTAGGAATCGATTTCTGTCATATCGAAGAAGGTCATCCCCCGAAAGATAAAAAATCTTTTTTTGAATCAGTCATTAAAGACAACAAAGCAGAACCTAACACTGCTTTATCGATCCTTTACCATGTGGGCGAAAGTTTTAGAGATAAAACTCCTTTCTCAGCTGCCCGTTGGGTTTTGGAATCTGCGTTGAATGGTGCCCATCGGTTGGGACATGCATTGGCACTTGGTGTTGATTCCGATTATTTTTTAGGAGAGGAAAGGACTGAACTTGTATCGGAAGCCAAAGACCAAATTGAATGTGAGTTGGAATCTTATGAAGAGATTACAAGTTTTGGTCCATTTTATTCCAAAGAAGAACTCGAACTCAAACGAAAGGAATTAAAAACCAAACCAGATTCTGAACTATTAGAAATTCCGTTTGATGCAACACAGTCCCAATACCTTCACACTTTCCAAAACTTTGTTATGTCAAAAATATCACAAACAGAGGCCGTGATCGAATGTTGTCCCTCTTCTAATTTATACATTGGAATGTTAGAATCGCATATCGATCATCCTATCACAAGATTTCTCCAAAACGATGTCAAAATCACCATCGGTTCGGATGACCCAGGTTTATTTGGAACGACAATGCCTGAGGAATATGGTCATGCTCATACGGCAGGGGTCACTGAAAAAGAATTGGAATCCATCCGGGAAAAGTCTTTTTCTTACAGATCCACCAAACTTTCCGGGCGTGAATTGGATTGACCCTGACAGAGATTAGGTAAACTGGAAAGTATGCGGATATTTTCCCAAGTTTTTGTGCCCATAATTGTCTTTTCTTTGGCAATGGGACCTCTTTTTGGTCAAACCAAAGAAGGATTTTATGACACAAATAACTACGATCTAAGAAATCTCCCAAAATCAGATCCCGAATCCAATATTTTACCGGATGTAACCATCCCTCCCAAATTTGAAACACCTGCCCTCGCCACTCCGAAAAATGTAAGAACCCAATACACTGGCATTGATTCGATTCCAGGAGCAGGAGCTCTTCTCAATTCAAGAACTACATCGAACTCCAGCCAAAATTCTGCCAATCCGTATAACCTTACAGGTTCACAAAGTCTACCGATCAACCCACTCACAGGCGAAATCAACGAACAAGCATTACAAAACCAATTACAAAAAAGTAGAGTTAAACAAGAGTTAAAGAAAAAACAAAAAGAAGAGTTTGATGAAGATGCAGTCTACGAAGAAACAAAATTCCGAAGGGCCTATATTATTTTCTTTTTAACTTTGCCGTTTGCCTTAGGTGCCTCTGCGGCTGTTGCTTCTGCTTTTGCCATTGAAAAAACAATTGCAGGAAGTATCGTCATGATTGGCGGATCAACTGGTCTTTCCAGTGCCAATGTTTATGCAGATAGACAAAGATTGGAAGAACACCGAGAAAAGAAAAAACAAGTGGCTGACGTTTTCCCTTGAAACTCAAACGATACTTCGTTTTTCTAACACGATTTTTTCTTTATTTACAAATCCAAAGATTCGAAATTCGAAAGTTTTATATAGAACACTTCCGTTGGATGGGAAGAACTTTCTATATTCTTTTTGGATTTTTGTCAGTTACCATTTTAATTTTTGATTTTGGATTTTATTATCCAGAAAGTTGGAAAGAGTATGTGACTCTATCGATTCGAACTTTAGTATCTTTTTTTATTTTCTATGAATCTGTTCATTTAATTTTTACAAACAAACGTTGGAAAGAATATGTTTCCATTCACAAAATAGAACTGATCATTTTACTGATGTTAGGACTTGAATTTATATATGAAAAAAATATAGTTTCGATTTTGAAGTCCTATCATATTTCTGGGGATGATACTACACTTATCTTTTTATCAGCCAACCAAATTTTGTTTTTGTTTTCCAATTTAGCCCATTTCTATCGGCTTTCCAGAAACCATGAATCCCGAAAATTAAATCCTTCCATCGTATTTGTATCTTCTTTTGCATTTATCATTTTACTCGGAGTTTGTTTTTTACATTTTCCAAAGTCAACCAATGGAACTGTTCCTTCCATTGATTTAGTATTCACAACGATTAGCGCCACCTGTGTGACAGGACTTTCCACTGTCGATATCAGTTCGAGTTTTACTTTGACAGGTCAATTGATTGTATTACTGCTCATCCAAGTAGGTGGACTGGGACTTATGACCTTAACTAGTTTTTTTTCGATCTTCCTTGCAGGAAAAGTTTCTGTCAGTGATTCGATGATGATCAAAGACCTCCTTTCTGAAGAAACAATGGGTCGTGCCAAAGAAATTTTAAAACAAATTACGCTCCAAACTCTTGTCATTGAATCCATTGGTGCGATCTTATTATTTTATAGTTTCCCAGAGAACTTTCCGATCGCTCTCTCCGAAAAAATTTATTATTCCATCTTTCATTCCATTTCTGCTTTTTGTAACGCAGGTTTTAGTTTGTTACCGAATGGACTCACGACAGAAGCTTTCCAAAGATCCGAAGGTTTTTTATCAGTGATTATGTTTCTGATAGTTCTTGGAGGTCTGGGATTTCCTGTTTTGTTTCAAATCCGAACCAAACTTTCCAATCCTTTTGATTTTAAGTTTCGAT contains:
- a CDS encoding PIN domain-containing protein; amino-acid sequence: MKGKIFIDTNVFIYFFSPKDFEKKEISSNIIKASFKSDRFCISYQVIQEFSNVMLTKGQPPMKGQDISSFIEKILDPICSFFPTTEFYKNALKLREKNKLSYYDSFIVLAAVELGCDYLLSEDFNDGAKINKLKIINPFNKTNAKLLNSIL
- a CDS encoding MATE family efflux transporter gives rise to the protein MNQKILGLAIPVFFGMISYTAIMVADTAMVGKLGEIPLAAVGFGGMVYFSIFAFLMGGSMAVQIIVARRFGEKNERGVGITLVNSVYLSLILGSLLSYFGFLYAPHFMGWIGDDPQVIEVAGVYLSYRFIGTVLFFVGFALRGFFDGIGIVQVGMISSILAAVTNIFFNWLLIFGNWGFPAWGVKGAAIASSLSSIPSLLIVVFYFFRKDVIKFFRYQIFAPSFEIIKELCMVGFAPAVEGTLVNFAFSGFYKIAGMISTTTLASASVVLTCLSLSFMPGFSFGIAATTILGQSMGQGKLRLAYEGTMRSATFSAIVMGSMGLFFIIGGPWLIGLFTDVPAVAKVAYPALCIVALIQVGDAYHMVIGSALRSAGMMYYVMFVYLIVSFIIMLPLAYLFGIVLAWGNYGIWTAFFIWILLMAVIFVRKFRKKEWVNIRI
- a CDS encoding SPFH domain-containing protein; its protein translation is MALIDRIKFEGSPNEIVWKYPSDEISTAGQLVVDENQEAIFFKEGKALDTFGPGTHTLKTGNIPILEALINLPFGGKTPFTAEVYYVNKAIFAMKWGTNTPIPLEDPKYKIVLNIRAFGDYKFRIKDARSFLLNVVKGGNRTTNESIDEFLKPNIVRGIGDFISEVILNNNTSVVEINKYRDESSTAGRVKLAPEFEKYGIDLTEFNVSSVNFDQNDPNYQRIQKIITDKFEIDMLGDKYQQKKMFDIGQAAAENEGQGGGAMGTGMGMGMGMNMGQMMGNMMNQGGGQGATPAANDPAARIAKLKGLLDQGLINAEEFEAKKKEILSSL
- a CDS encoding adenosine deaminase — encoded protein: MYCDLHNHLYGCLPPETLYRIGKNNPEPRWHLYLDSYEKAYGLKIRPSTFFEDYADIKDFSKLYHFREKAPFLHFQSKFNLIIALVKFDEREITEVTHDVVLSNSLEDISYAEYRLMFGKEEPKESFYSKLMACLEGLSKGETSAKKEGKTIQSKLVMSLHRDTNFERHYDWMKNWMEKDSVIRDGLVGIDFCHIEEGHPPKDKKSFFESVIKDNKAEPNTALSILYHVGESFRDKTPFSAARWVLESALNGAHRLGHALALGVDSDYFLGEERTELVSEAKDQIECELESYEEITSFGPFYSKEELELKRKELKTKPDSELLEIPFDATQSQYLHTFQNFVMSKISQTEAVIECCPSSNLYIGMLESHIDHPITRFLQNDVKITIGSDDPGLFGTTMPEEYGHAHTAGVTEKELESIREKSFSYRSTKLSGRELD
- a CDS encoding patatin-like phospholipase family protein, producing the protein MKRTEIERQAIQSFLKSVDLFKKLPPAVLLRLANNVQEKLIRSHEALYYKGESSESIYIVRYGEILLENVAGQSHVYVGSGQVLAENSLISSSNHSTSAIAVIDSLVYVLNGKLFLQLASQEKVFAQNIIQMMGSRMRENLDRSSHKDTFPGLRRLCVHLPLEPEYHFGEKVKSFLDEYGEVTKKLSSAIPISTFKGMDPTKISEYLTNLRSKTPLLHIYFDESTSRMDLHYLVVQSDFIVFWEEEPEKFYKEKEEIIGFWKTRIRNFEGRAIRMMENGVRKSYLPQDQSLKTFYQKDTLARYLVAKTRGLALGGGGARALAHVGLLKVLHREGIHFDFVSGASMGAVIAALYARKNSPEEIEEMIKNFFGGLESAFDPTIPVVAFFKGKRMKRMLKKGFGDQRIEELPLPFATSAVDLQTGKEHIFDQGPITEALTSAMSLPGAFPPYRLGEKLLVDGGMINNVPENLIRSKGADVVMGINVSPLQEIVPVKLFEDRNTTEKGFFRYIWDTLKYPPILQIMTRTITLEGREITRLKRPKMDLFVHFHLEEFQLFDFARYQEIIDKGQAEAEANLAEIKQLFS
- a CDS encoding TrkH family potassium uptake protein, producing the protein MKLKRYFVFLTRFFLYLQIQRFEIRKFYIEHFRWMGRTFYILFGFLSVTILIFDFGFYYPESWKEYVTLSIRTLVSFFIFYESVHLIFTNKRWKEYVSIHKIELIILLMLGLEFIYEKNIVSILKSYHISGDDTTLIFLSANQILFLFSNLAHFYRLSRNHESRKLNPSIVFVSSFAFIILLGVCFLHFPKSTNGTVPSIDLVFTTISATCVTGLSTVDISSSFTLTGQLIVLLLIQVGGLGLMTLTSFFSIFLAGKVSVSDSMMIKDLLSEETMGRAKEILKQITLQTLVIESIGAILLFYSFPENFPIALSEKIYYSIFHSISAFCNAGFSLLPNGLTTEAFQRSEGFLSVIMFLIVLGGLGFPVLFQIRTKLSNPFDFKFRWSVTSKLVFWTTGCLLLFGWLSYYFLEQNNSLKGLTTYEQIFHSLFYSVTTRTAGFNTLDLGQMGFPITFISFFLMWVGASPVSTGGGIKTTTFAISLLNITNEIRGKDRMEIDHRTIANSSIARASATIVLSLFVIFVAIFCLLLTENANFIDLCYEVVSAFGTVGLTRGLTPHLSDYGKIIICTVMFVGRVGILTLLVAVSKKVDRISYEYPKEYVVVG